The following coding sequences are from one bacterium SCSIO 12741 window:
- a CDS encoding type IX secretion system membrane protein PorP/SprF, translated as MAEFGYSQDPIYTQFYANPLYLNPAMAGVERCPRFIMNFRSQWPAVANGLGNYVTYSASYDQHVDALSGGLGGLVTHDREGVNGVFQTTRAALIYSYNLPVNRKLSIRFGLEAAYFQKSIDWSQLTFGDMIDERYGFIYPTNETPVTDNVTGVDFSAGALAYTKNFYGGVAVHHLTEPKETFLLGTETELPRKLTMHAGFVIPINKRFPKEGAISPNILYQQQGQEFSFQPNARQLFLGMYGYKGPIVGGLWYRAGDAFIVLVGIHTDHVRFGYSYDITTSKLTNKSGGSHEVSLALLFNCKQPRKRFRPISCPKF; from the coding sequence GTGGCTGAGTTTGGATATTCGCAAGATCCCATATACACTCAGTTTTACGCTAACCCACTATACCTCAATCCAGCCATGGCCGGAGTTGAAAGGTGTCCCCGATTTATTATGAATTTCAGAAGTCAATGGCCAGCAGTGGCGAATGGCTTAGGTAATTATGTAACCTACAGTGCTTCGTATGATCAGCACGTTGATGCATTAAGCGGAGGACTTGGCGGATTGGTGACCCATGACCGCGAAGGCGTAAATGGTGTTTTTCAAACTACGCGTGCCGCCCTTATTTACTCCTATAATCTGCCCGTTAACCGAAAGTTATCAATCCGATTTGGTTTAGAAGCGGCTTATTTCCAAAAATCAATTGACTGGAGTCAGTTGACCTTTGGAGACATGATTGATGAGCGCTACGGATTTATTTATCCGACCAATGAAACACCGGTAACCGATAATGTAACCGGAGTAGATTTCTCGGCAGGTGCGTTGGCCTACACCAAGAATTTTTATGGTGGAGTTGCCGTACATCACCTTACTGAACCTAAAGAAACTTTCTTGTTGGGAACGGAAACAGAGCTTCCGCGTAAATTAACCATGCACGCAGGTTTTGTAATTCCTATTAATAAGAGATTCCCGAAAGAGGGAGCCATTTCACCCAACATTTTGTACCAGCAACAAGGACAGGAATTTAGCTTCCAGCCTAATGCTCGTCAACTTTTCCTTGGAATGTACGGTTATAAAGGGCCTATCGTAGGTGGACTTTGGTACCGTGCAGGAGATGCCTTTATCGTATTGGTGGGTATTCATACCGATCATGTCCGATTTGGATACAGCTATGACATCACAACCTCGAAGCTGACCAACAAATCAGGTGGGTCGCACGAAGTATCGCTGGCCTTACTATTTAACTGTAAGCAACCAAGAAAGCGCTTCCGCCCGATCTCCTGCCCTAAATTCTAA
- a CDS encoding SUMF1/EgtB/PvdO family nonheme iron enzyme: protein MKILKLSIVLGSLLAMYSCGYESSSATGWNYNDPKNGGFQKMPFEEQETGPNLVLIEGGTFTMGRVEDDFMHQWNNYPRRVSVSSFYMDETEVTNLHWLEYLYWINRVFGLDYPEVYAKALPDTLVWRSKLAYSEPYVDYYLRHPAYRDYPVVGVTWLQANDYCLWRTDRVNEHILIREGILEHYTDQVGEDNFNTDAYLVGQYESGKKIEGLPDFSPNSTGFRRVKMEDGILLPKYRLPTEAEWEYAAYGLIGNSLGERVIERRMWPWNGHAVRNPEEKYIGSMMANFKRGRGDNMGIAGKLNDNADITNPVYAYWPNDYGLYNMAGNVSEWVMDVYRPLNSEDNDDFRPFRGNVYTKLKVDIDGFIDEKDSLGRLQRVEVTEEENLDRRNYQRSNNINFKDGEYESHIDRTHWEDFENSDDKLTETTYMYEYGQKSLINDDTRVYKGGSWRDRAYYMNPGTRRFLEETQRTAWIGFRCAMDRVGSPVGLGGR, encoded by the coding sequence ATGAAAATTCTTAAGTTAAGCATAGTACTGGGATCGCTGTTAGCGATGTACTCCTGCGGTTACGAATCTTCGTCTGCCACAGGTTGGAACTATAACGATCCTAAGAACGGTGGTTTCCAAAAAATGCCTTTCGAAGAGCAGGAAACCGGGCCTAACCTCGTTTTGATCGAGGGGGGTACGTTCACCATGGGACGAGTAGAAGATGACTTCATGCACCAGTGGAACAATTACCCGAGAAGGGTGAGTGTTTCTTCATTCTACATGGATGAAACTGAGGTAACTAACCTACACTGGTTGGAATACCTTTACTGGATTAACCGCGTGTTCGGTCTGGATTACCCAGAAGTTTATGCCAAAGCTCTTCCTGATACCTTGGTATGGAGAAGTAAACTGGCCTACTCTGAACCTTACGTTGATTATTACCTACGTCACCCTGCTTACCGTGATTATCCGGTAGTTGGTGTTACTTGGCTGCAAGCCAATGACTACTGTCTGTGGAGAACAGACCGTGTGAATGAGCACATCTTGATTCGTGAAGGTATTCTTGAGCACTACACCGATCAGGTAGGTGAAGATAACTTCAACACTGATGCCTATTTGGTAGGACAGTATGAAAGTGGAAAGAAAATTGAAGGTCTTCCAGACTTTAGCCCGAACAGCACAGGCTTCCGTCGTGTAAAGATGGAAGATGGTATCCTATTACCTAAGTATCGTCTCCCAACTGAAGCAGAATGGGAATACGCCGCCTATGGTTTGATTGGAAACTCATTGGGTGAACGTGTAATCGAACGTAGAATGTGGCCATGGAATGGACACGCTGTTCGTAACCCTGAAGAGAAGTACATCGGATCTATGATGGCAAACTTCAAGCGTGGACGAGGTGATAACATGGGTATCGCTGGAAAACTAAACGATAACGCTGATATCACTAACCCAGTTTACGCTTACTGGCCTAACGACTACGGTCTATATAACATGGCTGGTAATGTAAGTGAGTGGGTAATGGATGTTTACCGTCCGTTGAACTCTGAGGATAATGATGATTTCCGTCCTTTTAGAGGTAATGTTTACACCAAATTGAAAGTAGATATCGATGGATTTATCGATGAGAAAGATTCCTTGGGTCGTCTACAACGTGTAGAGGTTACTGAAGAAGAGAACCTGGATCGTCGTAACTACCAGCGTTCAAACAACATTAACTTTAAAGATGGTGAGTATGAATCGCACATCGATCGTACCCACTGGGAAGATTTTGAAAATTCAGATGACAAGTTGACTGAGACCACTTACATGTATGAGTATGGTCAAAAGTCCTTGATCAATGATGATACCCGGGTATATAAAGGTGGTAGCTGGAGAGACCGTGCTTACTACATGAACCCTGGAACTCGTCGCTTCCTGGAAGAAACTCAACGTACAGCCTGGATTGGATTCCGCTGTGCAATGGACCGCGTAGGAAGCCCTGTTGGTTTAGGAGGACGATAA
- a CDS encoding glycine--tRNA ligase: MANNEDPLKKIVSHAKEYGFVFPSSEIYDGLSATYDYGQYGAELKNNIKAYWWKAMVHAHENIVGLDAAIFMHPTTWKASGHVDAFNDPMVDNKDSKKRYRADVLIEDYIEKIRIQKIQKEIKKAAKRFGDSFDEEQFVQTNPRVVGYLEKIENIQNSMREALENEDMEGLKNLILDLGIVCPISGTSNWTDVRQFNLMFKTELGSTSDDASAVYLRPETCQGIFVNFLNVQKTGRMKVPFGIAQIGKAFRNEIIARQFIFRMREFEQMEMQFFVKPGEEMKWYEYWKEQRINWHHNVGTDPDKYRIHDHIKLAHYANAACDIEFDFPMGFKELEGIHSRTDFDLKNHEEFSGKKLRYFDPEENQSYIPYVIETSIGVDRMFLAVLSSSFEEETLEDGSQRVVLHLPPALAPVKCAVLPLVKKDGLPEMARSILDDLRLEFNVQYDEKDAIGKRYRRQDAIGTPYAVTVDHQSLEDGTVTLRERDSMSQERIPAEQIATILREKTQISSLVKKAK; the protein is encoded by the coding sequence ATGGCGAACAACGAAGATCCACTAAAGAAAATCGTATCCCACGCTAAGGAGTACGGTTTTGTTTTTCCTTCCAGCGAAATTTATGATGGTTTGAGTGCTACCTACGACTATGGTCAATATGGTGCTGAGCTCAAAAACAACATCAAAGCCTATTGGTGGAAAGCTATGGTGCATGCCCATGAGAACATTGTGGGATTGGATGCTGCCATTTTTATGCATCCCACTACTTGGAAGGCTTCGGGCCACGTGGATGCATTCAATGATCCGATGGTGGACAACAAGGACTCCAAAAAAAGGTATCGCGCTGATGTTTTGATTGAAGATTACATCGAAAAAATCCGCATTCAAAAAATCCAAAAGGAAATCAAGAAGGCGGCCAAGCGTTTTGGCGATAGTTTCGATGAGGAACAATTTGTTCAAACCAATCCGAGAGTTGTAGGTTACCTCGAGAAAATCGAGAACATCCAAAATTCCATGCGCGAAGCTTTGGAAAACGAGGATATGGAAGGCCTTAAAAACCTAATTCTGGATTTGGGTATTGTTTGTCCTATTTCGGGTACTTCCAATTGGACAGACGTTCGTCAGTTTAACCTGATGTTCAAAACCGAATTGGGGTCTACCTCTGATGACGCCAGTGCGGTTTATCTTAGACCGGAAACTTGCCAGGGAATCTTTGTCAATTTTCTAAACGTTCAGAAAACGGGAAGGATGAAAGTGCCATTTGGGATTGCTCAAATTGGTAAGGCTTTCAGAAACGAAATTATTGCTCGTCAGTTTATTTTCCGCATGCGTGAATTTGAACAAATGGAGATGCAGTTTTTCGTGAAGCCAGGCGAGGAAATGAAGTGGTATGAATACTGGAAAGAGCAACGTATCAACTGGCACCACAATGTAGGTACCGATCCTGATAAATACCGAATTCACGACCACATTAAGCTTGCTCACTATGCTAACGCTGCTTGTGATATTGAGTTTGATTTCCCCATGGGCTTTAAAGAGTTGGAGGGGATTCACTCCAGAACCGATTTTGACCTGAAAAACCATGAAGAGTTCTCAGGTAAAAAACTTCGCTACTTCGATCCCGAGGAGAATCAGAGCTACATTCCTTACGTTATTGAGACTTCAATTGGAGTAGATCGTATGTTCTTGGCTGTCCTTTCCTCTTCGTTTGAAGAAGAGACGCTGGAAGACGGTTCTCAGCGTGTTGTATTGCATCTTCCACCGGCGTTGGCTCCGGTAAAATGTGCGGTTCTTCCTTTGGTGAAGAAAGATGGTTTACCTGAAATGGCTCGTTCTATTCTGGATGACCTAAGATTGGAATTCAACGTTCAATACGACGAGAAGGATGCCATCGGAAAACGTTACCGTAGACAAGATGCTATCGGTACACCTTATGCTGTAACGGTGGATCATCAGTCTTTGGAAGATGGCACCGTTACCCTACGTGAAAGAGATAGCATGAGTCAGGAACGTATTCCTGCCGAACAAATAGCTACCATTCTACGTGAAAAGACGCAGATTAGCTCTTTGGTGAAGAAGGCGAAGTAG
- a CDS encoding adenylyltransferase/cytidyltransferase family protein translates to MRNLDRVKGKVLNAEHLRKQIKSWQELGDQVVFTNGVFDLLHAGHIDYLANASDLGQRLVIGVNSDESVRQLNKGPARPIKDEDSRALILASLEFVSGVVIFGEDTPYELLQILQPDVLVKGGDYDPAETDRDSKAYIVGSDLVRNRGGRVEALAFLPGHSTTRLEQKIKNAN, encoded by the coding sequence ATGCGTAATCTGGATCGTGTAAAGGGCAAAGTACTCAACGCAGAACATCTTCGAAAACAAATTAAATCCTGGCAAGAGTTGGGGGATCAAGTGGTGTTTACCAACGGAGTATTCGACCTTCTTCATGCCGGACACATCGATTACCTGGCTAATGCCTCTGATTTAGGGCAGCGGTTGGTTATTGGTGTTAACAGTGACGAATCTGTTCGCCAGCTTAATAAAGGACCAGCACGACCTATCAAGGACGAGGATTCAAGAGCACTTATTTTGGCTTCACTCGAGTTTGTATCTGGAGTGGTTATTTTCGGAGAGGATACACCCTATGAACTCCTTCAAATTTTGCAACCTGACGTTTTGGTAAAGGGAGGTGATTACGATCCTGCCGAAACAGATCGAGATTCGAAGGCCTATATTGTGGGATCAGACTTGGTTCGTAACCGCGGAGGTAGGGTAGAAGCCTTGGCCTTCTTGCCGGGTCATTCAACAACCCGATTGGAGCAAAAAATCAAGAACGCAAACTGA
- a CDS encoding UDP-N-acetylmuramoyl-tripeptide--D-alanyl-D-alanine ligase: MSTDLLALYKSCNRTICTDTRKISPGSLFVALKGERFNGNKFVEQALTTGAKHALIDEAEYHIEGKTTLVDDALKALQELAHAYRNTFSIPIIGITGSNGKTTSKELITAVLAKRYRVHATPGNFNNHIGLPLTLLSMPEDTEIAILEMGDNHPGEIDFLSQIGAPTHGLITNVGKDHIEGFGSFENNKLAKKELFDYLVNHDGELFVPTFETDLLPLVPNGAREVRFGSPEDRFSLQFTGSSPFVRYMDSQGTETTSQLIGDYNFKNIEMAYALGMYFEVEAQNIHEAIAEYRPSNNRSQYLEKGEHVIFLDAYNANPSSVELALESFVKQNLKEHRIVILGDMLELGEESLSEHQGIVDQIKTLDIQALLVGQEFGQTKLSEKMKAFADRHELMDYLKANPLPGSQLLIKGSRGIRLEEVLEIW; encoded by the coding sequence ATGAGCACTGATCTACTTGCCCTGTACAAGTCCTGCAACAGGACCATATGCACCGATACCCGAAAAATTTCCCCTGGTTCTTTATTCGTTGCCTTAAAAGGTGAACGGTTTAACGGTAATAAGTTTGTCGAACAAGCCTTGACGACCGGGGCCAAACATGCCTTAATTGATGAGGCTGAATACCACATTGAAGGAAAAACCACGCTCGTAGATGATGCTCTAAAAGCACTTCAAGAGTTAGCCCACGCCTATCGCAACACCTTTTCCATTCCTATTATTGGTATCACCGGGTCGAACGGCAAAACCACTTCTAAGGAGTTAATCACCGCCGTTCTTGCGAAACGTTATCGGGTGCATGCTACACCCGGAAACTTCAACAACCACATTGGCCTGCCTCTCACCCTACTTTCCATGCCTGAGGATACCGAAATTGCCATTTTGGAAATGGGCGATAATCATCCTGGAGAAATCGACTTTCTAAGTCAAATTGGCGCGCCTACTCATGGATTAATTACCAATGTAGGAAAGGATCATATTGAAGGATTTGGCTCCTTTGAAAACAACAAGTTGGCCAAAAAAGAATTGTTCGACTACCTGGTCAACCACGATGGAGAACTTTTCGTTCCCACGTTTGAAACCGATTTACTACCCCTTGTTCCAAATGGAGCACGAGAAGTTCGCTTTGGATCTCCTGAGGATCGCTTTAGCCTGCAATTTACAGGCTCTTCTCCCTTTGTGAGGTACATGGACTCTCAAGGAACAGAAACCACCTCACAGCTCATCGGAGACTACAATTTCAAAAACATCGAAATGGCCTATGCCCTGGGAATGTACTTTGAAGTTGAAGCCCAAAACATTCACGAAGCCATAGCCGAATATCGCCCTTCCAACAACCGGTCACAATACCTGGAAAAGGGAGAGCATGTCATATTTCTGGACGCCTACAATGCCAACCCTTCATCGGTTGAATTGGCTTTGGAAAGCTTCGTAAAACAAAACTTAAAGGAACACCGAATCGTCATTTTAGGCGACATGCTGGAACTCGGAGAGGAAAGCCTATCCGAACACCAGGGAATCGTTGATCAAATCAAGACTTTGGATATCCAAGCCTTGCTTGTAGGCCAGGAATTTGGGCAAACGAAACTTTCCGAGAAAATGAAGGCCTTTGCCGACCGACACGAATTGATGGACTACCTCAAAGCCAATCCGCTTCCCGGAAGTCAATTGCTCATAAAAGGTTCCCGTGGGATCCGCTTAGAAGAAGTTTTAGAAATCTGGTAA
- a CDS encoding CoA pyrophosphatase produces MEFKNFVDNLRSAYEQGLPGEAEQMKMSPMGRGSSKEALAKHPNPKESAVLMAMYPLEGRAHTVLMVRNSYPGVHSAQVSFPGGKQELEDTNLESTALREFEEETGVSSSQVEVLGPMSDLFIPPSGFHVTPYLGILHERPQFEPDPEEVAKLLHPSIHQLLHEETKAERTVVASGKYKIKTPCYLVEEEIVWGATAMMIREFETLCKRFLH; encoded by the coding sequence ATGGAGTTTAAGAACTTTGTCGATAATCTTCGCAGTGCCTATGAGCAGGGACTCCCTGGTGAAGCAGAGCAAATGAAGATGTCCCCAATGGGACGGGGAAGTTCCAAAGAAGCTTTGGCTAAACATCCCAATCCTAAAGAAAGTGCTGTTCTCATGGCTATGTATCCTTTGGAGGGAAGAGCTCATACCGTTCTTATGGTGCGAAACTCTTATCCAGGAGTGCACAGCGCTCAGGTAAGCTTTCCTGGCGGTAAACAAGAATTAGAGGATACGAATTTGGAAAGTACCGCTTTACGGGAATTTGAAGAAGAAACCGGAGTTTCATCCAGTCAGGTGGAAGTTCTTGGGCCCATGAGCGATCTTTTTATTCCTCCCAGTGGATTCCACGTAACGCCCTATTTGGGAATCCTTCATGAACGACCGCAATTTGAACCCGACCCCGAAGAGGTAGCCAAGCTACTTCATCCGTCCATTCATCAGCTACTTCACGAGGAAACCAAAGCTGAACGAACCGTCGTTGCATCAGGAAAATACAAGATCAAAACACCTTGTTACCTGGTCGAGGAAGAGATTGTTTGGGGTGCCACTGCGATGATGATCCGGGAGTTCGAAACTCTTTGTAAAAGATTTCTTCACTGA
- the radA gene encoding DNA repair protein RadA, which translates to MAKSKSIFYCQNCGASSPKWMGKCTSCGEWNTYVEEVVSKPTAKQLPGDQQRQPELLVDVQVDSQPRIEVGIHELHRLLGGGLVPGSLTLVGGEPGIGKSTLLLQLANELKGQVLYVSGEESAAQIKLRADRLPQANPNCYVLAETQLIKILNHAEKIKPDLLIIDSIQTLHSDDLDSAPGSISQIRTCTSDLLRYAKSTGVPVFLIGHITKDGALAGPKVLEHMVDTVLQFEGDRNHVYRILRAVKNRFGSTNELAIFQMDQSGLREVSNPSEILISNRDAHLSGVAIAASIEGVRPLLIETQALVSSAVYGTPQRSSTGFDLRRLSMLLAVLEKRCGFRLGAKDVFLNMAGGIKVDDPATDLAVVSAILSSNEDFPIDPGTCFAAEVGLSGEIRPVNRVEQRIREAQKIGFERIIVSSYSVKGLDLKQFDIQVIAVRKIEEVFNELFG; encoded by the coding sequence TTGGCTAAATCAAAAAGCATATTTTATTGCCAGAATTGTGGAGCCAGTTCTCCCAAGTGGATGGGCAAATGTACCTCCTGTGGCGAGTGGAATACGTACGTAGAGGAGGTAGTTAGTAAACCTACGGCCAAGCAATTGCCAGGTGATCAACAACGGCAACCCGAGTTGCTGGTAGATGTTCAAGTTGACAGTCAGCCTCGTATTGAGGTAGGCATTCACGAACTTCACCGTTTATTAGGTGGTGGTCTTGTACCTGGATCTTTGACTTTGGTTGGCGGTGAGCCGGGTATTGGAAAATCCACCCTTTTGTTGCAACTGGCTAACGAGTTAAAAGGGCAGGTGCTTTATGTATCGGGTGAGGAAAGTGCGGCGCAGATTAAGCTAAGAGCGGATCGTCTTCCACAGGCCAATCCCAATTGCTACGTACTGGCAGAAACACAACTGATTAAAATATTAAACCACGCCGAAAAAATTAAGCCCGATCTGCTGATCATCGACTCGATCCAAACCCTGCATTCAGACGATTTGGATAGTGCGCCAGGCAGTATTTCTCAAATCAGAACCTGTACCTCCGATTTGTTGCGATATGCCAAGTCCACAGGAGTGCCGGTATTTCTAATCGGTCACATTACCAAAGATGGAGCACTGGCCGGGCCGAAGGTGTTGGAGCACATGGTAGACACCGTGTTGCAATTTGAGGGAGATAGAAATCACGTATACCGCATATTGAGGGCGGTTAAAAACCGCTTTGGATCCACCAACGAATTGGCCATTTTTCAAATGGACCAGTCAGGGTTGAGAGAAGTTTCTAATCCTTCCGAAATACTCATTAGCAACCGTGATGCACATTTGAGTGGTGTTGCCATTGCCGCAAGTATTGAAGGGGTTCGTCCCCTGTTGATCGAAACGCAGGCCTTGGTGAGCAGTGCGGTTTATGGTACACCTCAGCGGTCCTCTACCGGGTTTGATTTGAGGCGTCTGTCCATGTTGTTGGCCGTTTTGGAAAAACGTTGTGGTTTTCGTCTGGGAGCCAAGGATGTATTTCTGAATATGGCCGGAGGAATCAAAGTAGACGACCCGGCTACGGATTTGGCTGTAGTGAGCGCCATATTATCTTCTAACGAGGATTTTCCGATTGATCCAGGCACTTGTTTTGCCGCCGAGGTTGGATTGTCTGGTGAAATTCGACCAGTCAATCGAGTGGAGCAACGGATTCGGGAAGCTCAAAAAATCGGTTTCGAACGAATCATCGTTTCTTCCTATTCGGTAAAAGGTTTGGACCTTAAGCAATTTGATATTCAGGTTATCGCCGTTCGGAAAATCGAAGAAGTATTTAACGAACTCTTTGGTTAA